A stretch of the Asticcacaulis sp. ZE23SCel15 genome encodes the following:
- the mscL gene encoding large-conductance mechanosensitive channel protein MscL: MSIVSEFKTFLMRGNVIDLAVGVVIGGAFGKIVTALVDNIIMPPIGMLTGGVDFSELKLVLKPAAGDVAEVAISYGLFINTLIQFVIIGAAIFMVVKAINRLMPPPPPPAVVAGPTEQELLADILAELKKK, encoded by the coding sequence GTGAGCATTGTCTCTGAATTCAAAACCTTTCTTATGCGCGGCAACGTCATCGATCTGGCGGTCGGTGTGGTCATCGGCGGCGCGTTCGGTAAGATCGTGACGGCTCTGGTTGACAATATCATCATGCCACCGATCGGGATGCTGACCGGCGGCGTTGATTTCTCCGAACTTAAGCTGGTTTTGAAACCGGCTGCCGGTGACGTGGCGGAAGTGGCCATCTCATACGGCCTGTTTATCAACACCCTGATCCAGTTCGTCATTATTGGCGCGGCCATCTTTATGGTGGTTAAGGCGATCAACCGCCTGATGCCACCCCCGCCGCCACCTGCGGTGGTCGCAGGACCTACCGAACAGGAACTTCTGGCCGATATTCTGGCGGAACTGAAAAAGAAGTAA
- a CDS encoding integration host factor subunit beta yields MLKSELIERLASEYPHMTQKDVERVVNLILDSMISTLEKGGRVELRGFGALSVRSRPARVGRNPRTGESVNVPAKHVPFFKSGKELRERLNLSGDDNE; encoded by the coding sequence ATGCTGAAGTCCGAACTCATTGAGCGTCTGGCGTCGGAATATCCGCATATGACTCAAAAAGATGTCGAGCGGGTCGTGAATCTGATTCTGGACTCGATGATCTCGACCCTCGAAAAAGGCGGTCGCGTCGAACTGCGTGGTTTTGGCGCTCTGTCGGTGCGTTCACGCCCGGCCCGCGTTGGCCGCAACCCCCGCACCGGTGAATCCGTCAACGTCCCCGCCAAGCATGTGCCCTTTTTCAAAAGCGGCAAAGAACTGCGTGAGCGCCTGAACCTGAGTGGCGATGACAACGAGTAA
- the rpsA gene encoding 30S ribosomal protein S1, which translates to MSDYNPSRDDFAALLDESLHGREMLEGQVVHGLVVGVEKDFVIVDVGLKTEGRIPLKEFGSTEAGAALKVGDNVEVYLERVENAMGEAVISREKARREEAWTRLEVIFNKGEPVMGTIVGRVKGGFTVDMDGASGFLPGSQVDIRPVRDVAPLMGKEQPFAILKMDRPRGNIVVSRRAILEEARAEQRTELVGQLAEGEIRDGVVKNITDYGAFVDLGGIDGLLHVTDMSWKRVSHPSQVLAVGDQVRVQIIKINPDTQRISLGMKQLQSDPWENVDVKYPVNGKFSGRITNITDYGAFVELESGVEGLVHVSEMSWTKKNVHPGKIVSTSQEVDVVVLEVDASKRRVSLGLKQAQENPWEAFVSAHPIGSTIEGEVKNATEFGLFVGFENDINGMVHLSDLDWNVAGEEAIAKYKKGDVVKTKVLDVDVDKERISLGIKQLAEDPMTGDTYRKGQTVTVTVTEVTTGGIEVKFGDDSAPMSAFVRKSDLSRDRNEQRVERFAVGDRIDAQVTNIDKAARKVSVSIKALEMADEKQAIEQYGSQDSGASLGDILGAALRGATKE; encoded by the coding sequence ATGAGCGATTATAATCCCTCCCGCGATGATTTCGCAGCCCTTCTCGACGAAAGCCTTCATGGCCGCGAAATGCTTGAAGGTCAGGTCGTCCACGGTCTGGTCGTCGGTGTCGAAAAAGACTTCGTCATCGTCGATGTCGGTCTGAAGACCGAAGGCCGTATCCCGCTGAAAGAGTTTGGCTCGACCGAAGCCGGCGCCGCACTTAAGGTCGGCGACAATGTCGAAGTCTATCTTGAGCGCGTCGAGAACGCCATGGGCGAAGCGGTCATCAGCCGCGAGAAAGCCCGCCGCGAAGAAGCCTGGACCCGCCTCGAAGTTATCTTCAACAAGGGCGAGCCGGTCATGGGTACGATCGTGGGTCGTGTCAAAGGCGGCTTTACGGTTGATATGGACGGCGCTTCAGGCTTCCTGCCGGGTTCTCAGGTCGATATCCGCCCTGTGCGCGACGTTGCCCCGCTTATGGGCAAGGAACAGCCTTTCGCCATCCTGAAAATGGACCGCCCGCGCGGCAATATCGTCGTATCGCGTCGTGCCATCCTCGAAGAAGCCCGTGCAGAGCAACGCACTGAGCTGGTCGGTCAGTTGGCCGAAGGCGAAATCCGTGACGGCGTCGTCAAGAACATCACCGATTACGGTGCGTTCGTTGACCTCGGCGGCATTGACGGCCTGCTGCACGTCACCGACATGTCGTGGAAGCGCGTGTCGCATCCGTCGCAAGTCCTGGCGGTTGGCGATCAGGTTCGCGTTCAGATCATCAAGATCAATCCGGACACCCAGCGCATCAGCCTCGGCATGAAGCAACTGCAATCCGATCCGTGGGAAAATGTTGACGTTAAGTATCCTGTCAACGGTAAGTTCTCCGGCCGCATCACCAACATCACTGACTACGGCGCGTTCGTTGAGCTGGAATCGGGCGTTGAAGGTCTGGTGCACGTTTCGGAAATGTCGTGGACCAAGAAGAACGTCCATCCGGGCAAGATCGTCTCGACGTCGCAAGAAGTTGACGTGGTCGTCCTCGAAGTTGACGCCTCCAAGCGCCGCGTGTCTCTGGGCCTGAAGCAAGCTCAGGAAAACCCATGGGAAGCCTTCGTTTCGGCCCACCCGATCGGTTCGACCATCGAAGGTGAAGTCAAGAACGCGACCGAATTTGGTCTGTTTGTTGGCTTTGAAAACGACATCAACGGCATGGTTCACCTGTCGGATCTCGACTGGAACGTGGCCGGCGAAGAAGCCATCGCCAAGTACAAGAAGGGCGATGTCGTCAAGACCAAGGTTCTGGACGTTGATGTCGACAAGGAACGCATCAGCCTCGGCATCAAGCAACTGGCCGAAGATCCGATGACCGGCGACACCTACCGTAAGGGCCAGACCGTGACGGTTACCGTCACCGAAGTCACTACGGGCGGTATCGAAGTCAAGTTCGGCGACGACAGCGCCCCGATGAGCGCCTTCGTGCGTAAGTCAGACCTGTCGCGCGACCGCAACGAGCAGCGCGTTGAGCGCTTTGCTGTCGGCGATCGTATCGACGCTCAGGTGACCAACATCGATAAGGCGGCCCGCAAGGTCAGCGTTTCGATCAAGGCGCTTGAAATGGCCGACGAAAAGCAGGCTATCGAGCAGTACGGTTCTCAGGACTCGGGCGCTTCGCTCGGCGACATCCTGGGTGCAGCTCTGCGCGGCGCCACCAAGGAGTAA
- the cmk gene encoding (d)CMP kinase: MSPLLIAFDGPAASGKGTLASVIAADYGLPFLDTGLLYRAVGHVARERGLDLEDTKALGEAAQFIHPTLLEDDALRGREAGEWASRVAAIPEVRAALKQFQIDFAHQSTGAVLDGRDIGTVIAHDATVKLFVTAEPETRAKRRFLQLIKANSALTLEDVLSDIRIRDERDSSRSSAPLEMARDAVLLDTTNLDIEAAIEAARSIVKARRGNV; this comes from the coding sequence ATGTCCCCTCTTCTGATCGCATTTGATGGCCCGGCGGCGTCCGGCAAAGGCACGCTGGCTTCGGTGATTGCTGCCGATTACGGCTTACCGTTTCTAGATACCGGATTGCTGTACCGCGCGGTCGGTCATGTGGCACGCGAACGCGGTCTTGATCTGGAGGATACCAAGGCTCTGGGTGAGGCAGCGCAGTTCATCCACCCGACCCTGCTCGAAGACGATGCCTTGCGCGGACGTGAGGCCGGTGAGTGGGCCAGCCGCGTCGCCGCCATCCCCGAAGTGCGCGCTGCCTTGAAACAGTTCCAGATCGATTTTGCCCATCAATCCACTGGTGCCGTGCTCGATGGCCGCGATATCGGTACGGTCATCGCCCACGATGCAACCGTTAAGCTGTTTGTGACCGCCGAGCCTGAGACCCGCGCCAAACGCCGCTTTTTGCAACTCATCAAGGCCAATTCGGCCCTGACGTTGGAGGATGTGCTCAGCGATATCCGCATCCGCGATGAGCGCGACAGCTCGCGTTCCAGCGCCCCGCTGGAGATGGCCCGCGATGCGGTCTTGCTTGATACGACTAATTTAGATATAGAGGCGGCCATCGAAGCTGCGCGATCCATCGTGAAGGCCCGCCGTGGAAACGTCTGA
- the aroA gene encoding 3-phosphoshikimate 1-carboxyvinyltransferase: protein MTTAQAPTAVRLTPPQHKLAGSIALPGSKSITNRVLLIAALASGKSHISGALKSDDTTYMARALRQLGVTVEDAGETDFVIDSSGELTPSSEPLFLGNAGTAVRFLTAAAANIAGTTVLTGDEHMQKRPIAPLVQALNEAGVTAVAPTGCPPVTVTSDGGFANRAIEVDASLSSQYVSALMMAGTKGDAPFSLKVKDGDIGARGYIDITLECMKAFGADIEQTGRLSWDIANRPYSARNYWVEPDASAATYIWGINALLGQRNDTNIDIGIAPGDMMQPDAKAYDFIAQFPNLPAVIDGSQMQDAIPTIAVLAAFNNHPVRFVGIANLRVKECDRINAVATELNRIQTGLAEEIGDDLLITPDRTLLGKTIEADIHTYHDHRIAMAFSQAALVIEGLRILDPACTAKTYPGYWRDLNSVGVEMAFE from the coding sequence ATGACAACCGCTCAAGCCCCTACAGCCGTAAGGCTCACCCCGCCTCAGCACAAACTCGCAGGCTCGATCGCCTTGCCGGGATCGAAGTCGATCACCAACCGGGTGCTGCTGATCGCGGCTCTGGCAAGCGGCAAAAGCCACATTAGCGGCGCGCTCAAAAGCGACGACACGACCTATATGGCGCGCGCCCTTCGTCAGCTTGGCGTGACCGTTGAAGATGCGGGCGAAACCGATTTTGTGATCGACAGTTCGGGTGAGCTTACGCCGTCATCTGAGCCGTTGTTTCTAGGCAATGCCGGTACGGCCGTGCGCTTTTTGACGGCGGCGGCGGCCAATATCGCAGGCACGACCGTCCTCACCGGCGATGAGCATATGCAAAAGCGCCCGATCGCCCCGCTGGTTCAGGCCCTGAATGAAGCGGGTGTGACCGCTGTAGCCCCCACCGGCTGCCCGCCGGTAACGGTCACCAGCGATGGCGGTTTTGCCAATCGCGCCATCGAAGTCGATGCCAGCCTGTCCAGCCAATATGTCTCCGCCCTGATGATGGCGGGAACCAAGGGCGACGCCCCGTTCAGCCTTAAGGTCAAGGACGGCGATATCGGCGCGCGCGGCTATATCGACATCACCTTAGAATGTATGAAGGCGTTCGGGGCCGACATTGAGCAAACAGGCCGGTTAAGCTGGGACATCGCCAATCGTCCCTACTCCGCCCGCAACTACTGGGTCGAACCGGACGCCAGTGCCGCCACCTATATCTGGGGCATCAATGCGTTGTTGGGACAAAGAAATGATACGAATATCGATATCGGCATCGCCCCCGGTGACATGATGCAGCCCGACGCCAAGGCTTACGATTTTATCGCGCAGTTCCCCAATCTGCCCGCCGTCATTGATGGCAGCCAGATGCAGGACGCCATCCCGACCATCGCCGTACTGGCCGCATTCAATAATCATCCGGTCAGGTTTGTGGGCATTGCCAATCTGCGCGTTAAGGAATGTGACCGCATCAATGCGGTCGCCACCGAACTGAACCGTATCCAAACGGGTCTGGCCGAAGAAATTGGCGACGATTTGCTGATTACGCCCGACCGCACCCTGCTCGGAAAAACGATAGAGGCCGATATTCACACCTATCATGACCACCGTATCGCTATGGCGTTCTCACAAGCCGCTCTGGTGATCGAGGGCCTGCGTATTCTCGACCCCGCCTGCACCGCCAAGACCTATCCCGGCTATTGGCGCGACCTGAATAGCGTGGGCGTTGAAATGGCGTTTGAATAG
- a CDS encoding TIGR02300 family protein: MADPALGTKQICPNCTAKFYDLQKRPAHCPKCAHEFDPEEAIKVRRVRTRATPTDYEDTEEESEDQVKGKAADDEDEDEEPEIITPEIDEVVADDPVLIDEDEDLDPADPARITPDAVDMDIEDADLVDDADDDDVPFLEDEDDDTFDEDIDGIGPEKDDDI; the protein is encoded by the coding sequence GTGGCTGATCCCGCCTTAGGTACCAAACAGATTTGCCCGAATTGCACGGCAAAATTCTACGATCTGCAAAAACGCCCGGCCCACTGCCCTAAGTGCGCCCATGAATTCGACCCCGAAGAAGCGATCAAGGTTCGTCGCGTGCGCACGCGCGCCACGCCGACCGACTATGAGGATACTGAAGAAGAATCCGAAGATCAGGTCAAGGGTAAGGCCGCTGATGATGAGGATGAGGATGAAGAGCCCGAAATCATCACGCCGGAAATCGACGAAGTGGTTGCCGATGATCCGGTTCTGATCGACGAAGACGAAGACCTCGATCCCGCTGACCCGGCCCGCATTACCCCTGATGCGGTCGATATGGACATCGAAGATGCCGACCTGGTCGATGATGCTGACGATGATGATGTGCCGTTCCTCGAAGACGAGGATGACGACACCTTCGATGAAGATATCGACGGCATCGGCCCGGAAAAAGACGACGACATCTAA
- the arsC gene encoding arsenate reductase (glutaredoxin) (This arsenate reductase requires both glutathione and glutaredoxin to convert arsenate to arsenite, after which the efflux transporter formed by ArsA and ArsB can extrude the arsenite from the cell, providing resistance.) — translation MTITIYHNPDCGTSRNVLAILEAAGYTPTVIEYIKVGWQRDQLLGLLAAAGLTPRTALRESKSPAKELGLLEPSVSDDALLEAMLEHPILVNRPIVVTDKGTKLCRPSEAVLDLIDKFPAGPFYKEDGELLIDAEGNRVA, via the coding sequence ATGACGATTACGATTTACCACAACCCTGACTGCGGCACGTCACGCAATGTGCTGGCGATCCTTGAAGCCGCCGGTTACACACCGACGGTCATTGAGTATATTAAAGTTGGCTGGCAACGCGATCAGCTTTTGGGCCTTCTGGCCGCGGCGGGCCTGACGCCGCGCACGGCCCTGCGCGAAAGCAAATCACCGGCAAAGGAACTGGGCCTGCTCGAGCCCTCCGTCAGTGACGATGCCCTGCTGGAAGCGATGCTGGAACACCCCATACTGGTCAACCGCCCGATTGTGGTCACGGACAAAGGCACCAAGCTGTGCCGACCCAGTGAGGCCGTCCTTGATCTGATTGATAAATTTCCGGCCGGGCCGTTCTATAAGGAAGACGGCGAGCTTCTGATTGATGCGGAGGGCAACCGTGTCGCCTGA
- a CDS encoding MIP/aquaporin family protein — MTYALERRLLAEGIGTALLLATVVGSGIMAERLSGGNIALALLGNTMATGAMLIVLITVFGPLSGAHFNPAATLISALLRDISPLHSIAYVGAQGLGAVSGVWLAHAMFDEPLLQVSHHIRTGPSQWLSEGVATFGLVFVILATLRARADFIAVAVGLYITAAYWFTASTSFANPAVTLARSLSDSFAGIRPVDAPAFIAAQIAGALMAYAVCAWLLKPETEHTAP, encoded by the coding sequence ATGACCTATGCCTTGGAACGCAGGTTATTGGCCGAAGGGATCGGGACGGCGCTGCTGCTGGCCACTGTCGTGGGCTCAGGTATCATGGCCGAACGTCTGTCGGGCGGCAATATTGCTCTGGCTTTGCTCGGCAACACAATGGCCACCGGCGCGATGCTGATCGTGCTGATCACTGTGTTTGGCCCCCTCTCCGGCGCCCATTTCAATCCGGCCGCAACCCTGATTTCTGCCCTCTTGCGCGACATTTCGCCCCTCCATTCGATAGCCTATGTCGGCGCGCAAGGTCTGGGCGCCGTGTCAGGGGTGTGGCTGGCCCATGCCATGTTTGATGAGCCCCTGCTTCAGGTTTCGCACCACATCCGCACAGGACCGTCACAATGGCTGTCTGAAGGGGTTGCGACCTTTGGCCTTGTCTTCGTCATACTGGCTACGCTCAGAGCCAGGGCCGATTTTATTGCCGTGGCCGTTGGCCTCTATATCACCGCCGCCTACTGGTTCACGGCGTCGACCTCATTCGCCAACCCTGCCGTGACTCTGGCCCGCAGCCTGTCCGATAGCTTTGCCGGTATCCGCCCTGTGGATGCCCCAGCCTTCATCGCGGCGCAGATCGCCGGGGCGCTTATGGCCTATGCGGTCTGTGCGTGGCTTCTCAAACCCGAAACGGAACACACAGCCCCATGA
- a CDS encoding helix-turn-helix transcriptional regulator — protein sequence MDKLMSLTAFSALSQETRLDVVRLLIQAGNDGMAAGEIGDALGVKQNTMSANLSVLAHAGLIRFVREGRSIRYFADYDGLKGLLGFLMQDCCGGHKDLCQPFIDQVMCGC from the coding sequence ATGGATAAATTAATGTCACTCACGGCCTTCAGCGCCCTTAGTCAGGAAACCCGGCTCGATGTGGTTCGCCTGCTTATTCAGGCCGGAAATGACGGCATGGCCGCCGGTGAGATCGGTGACGCCCTGGGGGTTAAACAAAATACCATGTCGGCGAATCTGTCTGTGCTGGCCCATGCCGGACTGATCCGGTTCGTGCGCGAAGGCCGCAGCATCCGCTATTTTGCTGACTATGATGGCCTCAAGGGGCTTTTGGGGTTTCTGATGCAGGATTGCTGCGGCGGCCATAAGGATCTGTGCCAGCCGTTTATCGATCAGGTCATGTGCGGGTGCTGA